Proteins from a genomic interval of Sugiyamaella lignohabitans strain CBS 10342 chromosome C, complete sequence:
- the NUP116 gene encoding FG-nucleoporin NUP116, with product MFGATNTSPFGATNNATNTGTGLFGSTNNNTATSPFGASTGTQSSLFGAKPATATGGMFGSNTATTTNNAFGGTSNTGAFGSSGGFGTNTNTNSTSPFGSTFGANNNSTTNTGGGLFGQQAAKPAFGGFGATNNTATTSPFGTTTNNTSGGLFGQNNNAGNTGTGLFGANNTNTSSPFGSASSTTNAPAASSGFGGFGGTATQQQNKPAFGFGNSGTTNTTTTSPFGQSTTNTGTGLFGQTNTANTGGSGLFGNTSSQNTNTGTGLFGQNNTAGGATGTSGTGLFGQSNNNATSNTASPFGGFGAANNQQNTGATTGGLFSNAAKPAGSLFGGGATTTAPATSGLFGGSTPGATATGSFGVDGGANSAKPSLFGTAPAATAKPTTGLFGGANNPLGTRGTFGAPNDTTPRFGLAGNTSAQQQGTSLFGQAAKPSLFSQPSNASTNGGLSLSGSTGATQLNNSQLLASVDQNPYGNNPLFTSVNGQQAQSQPGTPVATPLSTTPSSNRKKQGIVSAYKLAPKPLFSPRPRHVGSGSPGNRSSIMGSSATGADDSINGDRTLGKLTRTGSNSPNAVANSVYSLHADEAILSSNAFSPHGSSVRRLIIDRKRTPNNSLLLTDGRSVADESSQLLTPGPSNTSVLPGSIASLDLSETTIPGTPSPNGALRTSVSPEKPFNRGMNNNGVANDSATTASAPAKPKPVLPDNEIVDEHGYWISPSQEKLDHMSLKELEGVKNFTVGRKGFGFVRFDVPIDLSQYSSVFKQIPGRIVIFGKKSCVIYPDTSSKPAPGSELNVKATISLEGVWIMTKDTREPVKDPNHPLYDKHLQRLKNLKFTTFVSWDKETGTWVFKIDPSAES from the coding sequence ATGTTTGGTGCTACCAATACCAGTCCATTTGGTGCTACTAATAATGCTACCAATACCGGTACTGGTCTTTTTGGCTCTACTAATAATAACACAGCCACCAGTCCTTTTGGCGCATCTACTGGTACACAAAGCTCATTGTTTGGTGCTAAGCCCGCTACTGCCACTGGTGGTATGTTTGGTTCCAACACTGCTACCACTACTAACAATGCTTTTGGAGGTACATCCAACACTGGCGCCTTTGGTTCGAGTGGTGGTTTTGGTACTAATACCAACACCAACTCTACATCCCCTTTCGGCTCAACTTTTGGCGCAAACAATAACTCGACTACTAATACAGGTGGTGGATTGTTCGGGCAACAGGCTGCAAAACCTGCTTTTGGTGGATTCGGGGCGACTAATAATACCGCCACCACTTCACCATTTGGTACCACTACTAATAATACAAGTGGTGGCCTTTTTGGTCAAAACAATAATGCGGGCAACACTGGTACAGGACTATTTGGTGCCAATAATACAAATACATCGTCTCCTTTTGGTAGTgctagcagcaccaccaatgCCCCTGCAGCTTCCTCAGGATTTGGTGGTTTCGGTGGCACCGCTACTCAACagcaaaacaaaccagCTTTTGGATTTGGGAATTCTGGCACTACtaacaccaccaccacttctCCATTTGGCCAAAGTACTACAAACACTGGTACTGGCTTGTTCGGCCAAACCAATACTGCTAATACTGGAGGTAGTGGACTGTTTGGAAACACAAGTTCTCAGAATACTAATACGGGAACCGGCTTGTTTGGCCAGAATAAcacagctggtggtgccacGGGTACATCAGGCACAGGACTATTCGGTCAAAGTAACAACAATGCCACTAGTAATACAGCAAGTCCATTTGGCGGTTTTGGTGCTGCAAACAACCAGCAGAATACTGGGGCCACGACTGGCGGCCTTTTTTCAAACGCAGCTAAGCCAGCTGGTAGTTTgtttggaggtggtgcCACAAccactgctcctgctactaGTGGACTATTTGGTGGTTCTACTCCTGGAGCAACTGCAACTGGTAGTTTTGGGGTTGATGGTGGTGCAAATTCTGCTAAGCCTTCGTTGTTTGGTACAGCTCCTGCCGCAACTGCCAAACCAACTACAGGATTATTTGGAGGTGCTAATAATCCTCTAGGAACTCGTGGAACCTTTGGAGCTCCTAATGATACTACCCCAAggtttggtttggctgGTAATACATCGGCTCAGCAGCAAGGTACCTCCCTTTTTGGCCAGGCCGCCAAGCCTTCGCTGTTTTCTCAACCATCAAATGCTTCCACGAATGGCGGCTTGTCACTTAGTGGTAGTACAGGTGCAACCcagctcaacaacagtcaACTACTTGCGTCTGTTGACCAAAATCCATATGGGAACAACCCCCTGTTTACTAGTGTTAATGGGCAGCAAGCTCAATCACAGCCAGGAACTCCTGTCGCCACCCCTCTATCCACAACCCCTTCATCTAATAGAAAGAAGCAAGGCATAGTTTCTGCATACAAGCTTGCACCTAAGCCATTGTTCTCACCTCGTCCACGACATGTTGGATCCGGGTCTCCAGGTAATCGCTCTTCTATTATGGGCAGCTCAGcaactggtgctgatgacAGTATTAACGGTGATAGGACTCTTGGTAAGCTCACTCGTACGGGATCCAACAGTCCAAATGCTGTTGCAAACAGTGTCTATAGCTTGCATGCGGATGAAGCTATTCTCTCCTCCAATGCATTCTCGCCCCATGGATCCAGCGTTAGAAGGCTTATTATTGACAGGAAGCGCACACCTAACAACAGTCTCCTTTTGACCGATGGCCGTTCTGTGGCAGATGAGTCTAGTCAGTTGTTGACACCAGGCCCCTCGAACACTTCAGTTCTGCCCGGCAGCATTGCCAGTCTTGACCTGAGTGAGACCACCATTCCTGGTACTCCTTCGCCTAATGGAGCACTTAGAACGTCGGTATCTCCTGAAAAGCCCTTTAACCGAGGAATGAATAATAATGGCGTAGCTAATGATAGTGCCACAACGGCTAGTGCACCTGCAAAGCCAAAACCTGTTCTTCCTGATAATGAGATTGTCGATGAACACGGCTACTGGATATCTCCATCACAAGAAAAACTCGACCATATGTCTCTTAAGGAGCTGGAGGGTGTAAAGAACTTTACAGTTGGTCGTAAGGGATTTGGTTTCGTTCGTTTTGATGTGCCAATTGACCTAAGTCAATACTCAAGCGTGTTCAAGCAGATTCCTGGTCGAATTGTTATTTTTGGGAAAAAGTCTTGCGTTATTTATCCTGACACGTCAAGCAAGCCTGCTCCTGGTAGCGAGCTGAATGTCAAAGCTACCATCTCGCTAGAAGGAGTGTGGATCATGACTAAGGATACACGTGAGCCAGTCAAAGACCCGAACCACCCTCTCTACGATAAACACCTCCAGAGACTCAAAAACCTCAAATTCACAACATTCGTGTCATGGGATAAGGAGACTGGAACCTGGGTATTCAAAATCGACCCCTCTGCTGAGTCGTAG
- the KAP122 gene encoding Kap122p (Karyopherin beta; responsible for import of the Toa1p-Toa2p complex into the nucleus; binds to nucleoporins Nup1p and Nup2p; may play a role in regulation of pleiotropic drug resistance; GO_component: GO:0005737 - cytoplasm [Evidence IDA] [PMID 10684247]; GO_component: GO:0016021 - integral component of membrane [Evidence ISM] [PMID 12192589]; GO_component: GO:0005635 - nuclear envelope [Evidence IEA]; GO_component: GO:0005643 - nuclear pore [Evidence IDA] [PMID 10684247]; GO_component: GO:0005634 - nucleus [Evidence IEA]; GO_function: GO:0008565 - protein transporter activity [Evidence IMP,IPI] [PMID 10525531]; GO_process: GO:0006606 - protein import into nucleus [Evidence IDA,IMP] [PMID 10525531]; GO_process: GO:0008361 - regulation of cell size [Evidence IMP] [PMID 12089449]; GO_process: GO:0006810 - transport [Evidence IEA]) — MITFDDKDVDQLGSQLLAQLSAEDLNLILRFCKTLLDDYKSNSASDLKNAEVQATLISNLPYFLKIAQISFIGVEGAGGVNSSDNKVVELLLQCLETTSTWINHFLKYTEAEAQLKHFVPWFLTHLEASFSLQDDSIFKEICDMVVEMFRYNQNVWDRSTRERLYQFTFSVSPTILPPLLTLTEGLDDRNISYCRLVISIAEFLTPKYLQDPDNNGSFKQLLELLIAFSSIQPTPMVEDTMAMEILEFWNGFVEEIVGGGYLSSEQPQTGYINQIIGIYWNRIMLPPDNITNTWEKDTWQEFLSFRRDFCDFLELAYPIVSSKLFGLLVNSIVENIQQSHKTDGTRDPSSMNWRQIECSLYCLNGLSEMIGTSGDEYSTVQLVFNSSLWEDLSSCNSLRVRQTAVSLIGSFDTFFERPEGQPYLTTTLSYLFKSLSIPDLSLTASRSIQKLCASSRKHLVSLLPTLMDLYCSRQYYKTTGTVAHERTVNAIACVIQALDNLEEKAQYADRLVSILVEQLPVTIENKSQLTDPEVMLLVVSLLKCIVNIGKGLRIPEETASPNREELQSLATFWNTYSSSTREKIVGTIQWLTMDAIPFSQDPQICEVCCDIFKSGFSEIVPNPFVFDPDTILTFISAKHQYGPPTCYTTLIELSSCLVTSSSVGESTLATEYISELLQTFFSSTHENDYEPDIQIGNMQLLTQIYSHYPDSFLSNQSALPFLIGFATEMLASNDRFVIRATSKFWTTVITKDNARNETSRTRRSEILHSAGPLIVDKVVGKISGEAIRSDLECYTDVIKKLVNKYPLESKPWFVNSIINNPRPDLAKQDLSLRTRFLTKIFNLRGSRETNEVVKNFWSDCKGIANYT, encoded by the coding sequence ATGATTACATTTGACGACAAAGATGTTGATCAACTTGGTTCTCAATTATTAGCACAGCTGTCCGCTGAAGACCTGAACCTAATACTCAGGTTTTGTAAAACTCTCCTTGATGACTACAAGTCAAACTCTGCATCGGACCTTAAAAATGCCGAGGTACAAGCGACTTTAATTAGCAACCTGCCATATTTTCTGAAGATCGCACAAATATCATTTATAGGGGTAGAGGGGGCAGGAGGAGTCAACTCGAGCGATAATAAGGTCGTTGAGCTATTGCTACAATGTTTGGAGACTACATCTACATGGATAAATCATTTCCTTAAATATACCGAGGCTGAAGCACAGCTAAAACATTTCGTCCCTTGGTTTCTCACACATTTGGAAGCATCTTTCAGTCTGCAAGATGATTCTATATTTAAAGAAATATGTGATATGGTAGTTGAAATGTTTAGATACAATCAAAATGTCTGGGATAGATCTACTAGGGAGAGATTGTACCAATTCACATTCAGTGTGTCTCCTACCATATTGCCTCCACTTTTGACCCTGACTGAAGGTCTAGATGATCGCAATATCTCCTACTGCAGACTGGTAATTTCGATTGCTGAGTTTCTCACCCCCAAGTATCTTCAAGATCCAGACAATAATGGGTCCTTCAAACAATTACTTGAGCTCTTGATTGCATTCTCTAGTATTCAGCCTACCCCTATGGTAGAGGACACCATGGCCATGGAAATACTCGAGTTTTGGAATGGCTTCGTAGAGGAaattgttggtggtgggtATTTATCTAGTGAACAACCTCAAACAGGCTATATAAATCAGATTATTGGCATCTACTGGAATAGGATAATGCTGCCACCAGATAACATCACTAACACGTGGGAAAAAGACACTTGGCAGGAATTTTTAAGTTTTCGTCGTGACTTTTGCGACTTCCTTGAACTGGCTTATCCCATTGTAAGCAGTAAATTATTTGGATTACTCGTCAACAGTATAGTGGAAAATATTCAACAGTCACATAAGACAGATGGGACGAGAGACCCATCCTCAATGAACTGGAGGCAAATAGAATGCTCTTTATACTGCTTAAATGGATTGTCAGAAATGATTGGAACATCGGGAGACGAGTATTCCACTGTCCAACTAGTGTTCAACTCATCCCTATGGGAGGATTTATCATCTTGCAACAGTCTACGTGTTCGCCAAACTGCCGTCAGCCTGATTGGTTCTTTCGATACTTTCTTTGAACGCCCAGAAGGTCAGCCATATTTGACCACCACTCTTAGCTATCTGTTTAAATCATTGTCGATCCCAGATCTATCCTTGACGGCATCAAGATCTATTCAAAAACTATGCGCCTCAAGTAGAAAACACCTTGTCTCTCTGTTACCAACCTTAATGGATCTATACTGCTCTCGCCAATACTACAAAACAACAGGAACTGTTGCTCACGAACGAACGGTTAACGCAATTGCGTGTGTCATCCAAGCGCTGGATAATCTTGAAGAAAAGGCACAATATGCAGACCGTCTAGTGTCTATTCTTGTAGAACAACTTCCAGTTACaattgaaaacaaatcTCAGTTGACTGACCCTGAGGTCATGCTCCTGGTTGTATCTTTACTTAAGTGCATAGTGAACATTGGCAAAGGACTACGTATTCCTGAAGAGACAGCTAGCCCAAACAGGGAGGAATTGCAGTCACTAGCTACATTTTGGAATACATATTCATCTTCCACAAGGGAAAAAATAGTTGGCACAATCCAGTGGTTGACAATGGATGCAATTCCTTTTAGTCAGGATCCGCAAATATGTGAGGTGTGCTGCGATATCTTCAAATCCGGGTTTTCAGAAATTGTACCAAATccgtttgtttttgatcCGGATACTATCCTTACTTTTATCTCAGCCAAACATCAATATGGCCCGCCAACGTGTTATACGACCCTAATAGAGCTGTCGTCGTGTCTCGTCACTTCGAGTTCCGTTGGAGAATCTACTTTGGCGACAGAATATATCTCGGAGCTGTTACAAACGTTTTTCTCAAGTACGCATGAGAATGATTATGAGCCAGACATTCAGATAGGAAATATGCAATTATTGACTCAGATATATAGTCACTACCCAGATAGTTTTCTATCAAACCAATCAGCATTGCCTTTCCTCATTGGATTTGCTACAGAGATGTTGGCTTCCAACGATAGGTTCGTTATCCGAGCTACATCAAAATTCTGGACAACTGTCATTACAAAAGACAATGCACGAAACGAAACGTCGCGTACACGGAGATCGGAGATACTACACTCTGCGGGACCTCTAATTGTGGATAAGGTGGTCGGCAAAATATCAGGCGAGGCTATACGCAGTGATTTGGAGTGTTATACCGACGTTATTAAAAAGCTTGTTAACAAGTATCCACTCGAGTCAAAACCGTGGTTTGTCAATTCGATTATCAATAATCCACGGCCAGACCTTGCAAAACAAGATCTCAGTTTGCGAACGCGCTTTCTCACGAAAATATTCAATCTACGAGGAAGCAGGGAAACAAACGAGGTTGTCAAGAACTTTTGGAGTGATTGCAAAGGCATTGCTAATTATACATGA
- the MAK32 gene encoding Mak32p (Protein necessary for stability of L-A dsRNA-containing particles; GO_component: GO:0005575 - cellular_component [Evidence ND]; GO_function: GO:0003674 - molecular_function [Evidence ND]; GO_process: GO:0044419 - interspecies interaction between organisms [Evidence IMP] [PMID 3551911]) yields the protein MGESMRREDVTPVFTSLGMFIIDEIHFTDAPSVYNVIGGAGTFGAIGARLFLPSPTESQKVGWIVDMGSDFPGSVREEIERWQTGVVLRSDASRLTTRGWNQYADNEERLFKYLAPKLRITAADIIANPPLIKSKSFHLICSPNRCEELTRHIVDASNYDPRAIIIWEPVPDECKPETYGECIKVLRSPGLVSIFSPNAKEAAQFFGLAEPMTKKDIEDVVDRFVNALNDSRIEPGTNSNMCKLIVLRCGSLGCLVCYTDISNRQPYKWFPAYHNPANEDYRVIDPTGGGNSFVGGFATGYVISGGDIVEAAVYGNVAAGLVIEQIGLPILGKDQDGNEIWNGETISTRIARYRQRSELPS from the coding sequence ATGGGGGAGAGTATGCGGAGAGAAGACGTTACGCCTGTGTTCACCTCGCTGGGCATGTTCATTATAGATGAAATTCACTTCACTGATGCTCCGTCTGTGTATAACGTAATTGGAGGTGCAGGAACTTTTGGCGCCATTGGTGCGAGACTTTTCTTACCATCGCCTACGGAATCGCAGAAAGTGGGGTGGATTGTAGATATGGGATCCGACTTTCCAGGATCTGTTCGAGAAGAGATAGAAAGGTGGCAGACAGGTGTTGTTTTGCGTTCTGATGCCAGCCGATTGACGACACGTGGATGGAATCAGTACGCTGATAACGAAGAAAGGCTATTCAAATACCTGGCTCCAAAACTCAGGATTAcagctgctgatattaTTGCGAACCCCCCATTGATAAAATCCAAGTCATTTCATCTTATTTGTTCTCCTAACCGGTGTGAGGAGCTCACACGTCATATTGTTGATGCCAGTAACTATGATCCTCGagctattattatttgggAGCCTGTTCCCGATGAGTGCAAACCTGAGACATATGGCGAATGCATCAAAGTACTAAGATCACCAGGCCTGGTTTCGATATTTTCTCCTAATGCAAAAGAAGCCGCCCAATTTTTTGGGTTGGCTGAGCCCATGACGAAGAAAGACATAGAGGATGTTGTAGATAGATTTGTCAATGCGTTAAATGATTCCAGAATTGAACCAGGTACCAATAGTAATATGTGCAAACTGATTGTATTGAGATGTGGGTCCCTTGGTTGTCTTGTGTGCTACACCGATATCAGCAATCGGCAACCATATAAATGGTTCCCAGCATATCACAACCCAGCCAATGAAGATTATAGAGTTATAGATCCTACTGGTGGGGGCAATTCTTTCGTGGGTGGATTTGCAACTGGGTATGTCATCTCTGGAGGAGACAttgttgaagctgctgtctATGGAAATGTGGCTGCTGGCCTTGTTATAGAGCAAATAGGCCTCCCAATTCTAGGAAAAGATCAAGATGGCAACGAGATTTGGAACGGAGAAACCATTTCTACACGTATAGCGCGGTACCGGCAACGTTCGGAACTGCCAAGCTAG
- the NUP116 gene encoding FG-nucleoporin NUP116 — translation MFGNTNRVGGFGTSNTTNTTGSGGLFGSSPSTGAFGSSTTGQATSPFGQAASSTGGTGLFGQTTNNSGGGLFGSSTSGQTSNVFGSANSANNASSTSPFGQANTGASGGLFGATKPTTGFGGFSNTATNSSPFGQSTAATSFGSSANNNQNQGTSVVPFEPFSEKDTTKANMSNYYQSITSMPQYQNFSFEVSIRYYIYNGPIIELVLRIYSLKLHKFNHRYGNHKIVQLNCGPTSCFQLTVNGLNGQKISSKFDSLLTHKGIEVSGLSTKSSLWKRWC, via the coding sequence ATGTTTGGTAACACCAACCGCGTAGGAGGATTTGGTACCTCAAATACTACCAACACGACAGGATCGGGTGGATTGTTTGGATCTAGTCCTAGTACTGGTGCCTTCGGCTCTAGTACTACAGGTCAGGCAACTTCGCCTTTTGGTCAGGCTGCTAGCTCTACTGGTGGCACTGGTCTGTTTGGTCAAACTACCAATAACTCCGGAggtggtttgtttggttcATCCACCTCAGGACAAACATCCAATGTTTTCGGTTCTGCAAATTCCGCTAACAATGCCAGCTCTACTTCGCCATTTGGACAAGCCAATACTGGTGCCAGCGGAGGTCTTTTCGGAGCGACTAAGCCTACAACTGGGTTTGGCGGGTTCTCGAACACGGCTACAAACAGTTCACCTTTTGGCCAGTCGACGGCTGCTACTAGTTTTGGATCATCTGCCAATAACAACCAGAACCAGGGAACTTCCGTTGTTCCTTTTGAACCTTTTTCAGAAAAAGATACAACAAAGGCCAATATGTCCAATTATTATCAAAGTATTACATCAATGCCTCAGTACCAAAACTTTTCGTTTGAGGTAAGTATACGATATTATATCTACAATGGACCAATTATTGAATTAGTCCTGCGTATATATAGTTTAAAGCTCCATAAGTTTAACCATCGCTATGGCAATCATAAGATTGTGCAGTTAAACTGTGGCCCCACGAGCTGTTTCCAATTGACAGTTAATGGCTTGAATGGACAGAAAATTTCGAGTAAATTTGATTCCCTACTAACACATAAAGGAATTGAGGTATCAGGATTATCAACAAAGTCGTCGCTTTGGAAACGGTGGTGCTAA
- the ERG11 gene encoding sterol 14-demethylase (Lanosterol 14-alpha-demethylase; catalyzes the C-14 demethylation of lanosterol to form 4,4''-dimethyl cholesta-8,14,24-triene-3-beta-ol in the ergosterol biosynthesis pathway; member of the cytochrome P450 family; associated and coordinately regulated with the P450 reductase Ncp1p; GO_component: GO:0005783 - endoplasmic reticulum [Evidence IDA] [PMID 11914276]; GO_component: GO:0005783 - endoplasmic reticulum [Evidence IDA] [PMID 15951236]; GO_component: GO:0016021 - integral component of membrane [Evidence IEA]; GO_component: GO:0016020 - membrane [Evidence IEA,IEA]; GO_function: GO:0020037 - heme binding [Evidence IEA]; GO_function: GO:0005506 - iron ion binding [Evidence IEA]; GO_function: GO:0046872 - metal ion binding [Evidence IEA]; GO_function: GO:0004497 - monooxygenase activity [Evidence IEA,IEA]; GO_function: GO:0016491 - oxidoreductase activity [Evidence IEA]; GO_function: GO:0016705 - oxidoreductase activity, acting on paired donors, with incorporation or reduction of molecular oxygen [Evidence IEA]; GO_function: GO:0008398 - sterol 14-demethylase activity [Evidence IEA]; GO_function: GO:0008398 - sterol 14-demethylase activity [Evidence IDA] [PMID 9087488]; GO_process: GO:0070988 - demethylation [Evidence IEA]; GO_process: GO:0006696 - ergosterol biosynthetic process [Evidence IMP] [PMID 200835]; GO_process: GO:0006629 - lipid metabolic process [Evidence IEA]; GO_process: GO:0055114 - oxidation-reduction process [Evidence IEA,IEA]; GO_process: GO:0006694 - steroid biosynthetic process [Evidence IEA]; GO_process: GO:0008202 - steroid metabolic process [Evidence IEA]; GO_process: GO:0016126 - sterol biosynthetic process [Evidence IEA]), with protein sequence MKIHTGRVQTTFDMNIITVHPENIKTILATNFKDYSLGVRYQQLFPLLGNGIFTLSGEGWKHSRAMLRPQFSREQVSQIDTLRAHVSQLIHNFKTKSKNGTEFFDAQVQFHNLTIDTATEFLFGESTDSLADSDKKVQGPTRLVSATDFAEHFTAALDVLALRTHVGPLYWLVDGWKFRNSIDICHNFVTYFVNKALQNPLEKGTETTGRYVFINELTKETRDPIVIRDQAFNILLAGRDTTASLLSFIVFYLARDKRVWNTLRQAVLEEFGTEVESITFESLKRCTYLNYVINEVLRLHPIVPINFRTAIRDTVLPKGGGPDGNDTLFVPKGTKIVYTVYTTQRLKEFWGEDSEEFRPERWAEGKSHTWDYLPFNGGPRICIGQQFALTETGFTLVRIIQTFKDIIYQGSPSYENLSQWTKLTASVADGVWVSFVE encoded by the coding sequence ATGAAAATCCATACTGGTCGTGTTCAGACTACTTTTGATATGAACATCATTACTGTTCATCCCGAAAATATTAAGACCATTTTGGCCACCAACTTCAAGGACTATTCTCTTGGTGTTCGTTACCAACAATTGTTCCCCTTACTTGGAAATGGTATTTTCACTCTCAGTGGAGAGGGCTGGAAACACTCCCGTGCCATGTTGCGTCCTCAGTTCTCTCGTGAGCAAGTATCTCAGATTGATACTTTGCGAGCTCACGTCAGCCAGCTCATACACAATTTTAAGACTAAGTCCAAGAATGGAACTGAGTTTTTTGATGCACAAGTCCAGTTCCATAATTTGACCATTGATACTGCCACCGAGTTCTTGTTTGGTGAATCTACTGATTCCTTAGCCGATTCTGATAAGAAAGTCCAGGGCCCTACTCGTCTTGTTTCTGCCACAGATTTTGCTGAACACTTTActgctgctcttgatgTGTTGGCTCTCCGTACTCACGTTGGTCCTCTTTACTGGCTCGTTGATGGTTGGAAGTTCAGAAACAGTATTGATATCTGCCATAATTTCGTCACCTACTTCGTTAACAAGGCTCTGCAAAACCCTCTTGAGAAGGGTACTGAGACCACTGGTAGATACGTCTTCATTAACGAGCTTACTAAAGAAACTCGTGATCCTATCGTTATTCGTGATCAAGCTTTCAACATTCTGCTCGCTGGCCGTGATACCACTGCTTCTTTGCTCTCGTTCATTGTCTTCTATCTTGCTCGTGACAAGCGTGTCTGGAACACTCTTCGTCAAGCTGTTTTAGAAGAGTTCGGCACTGAGGTTGAGTCTATCACTTTCGAGTCTCTTAAGAGATGTACTTACCTCAACTACGTCATCAATGAGGTCCTTAGACTTCATCCCATTGTTCCCATCAACTTCCGTACTGCTATTCGTGACACTGTTCTCCCCAAGGGCGGTGGCCCTGATGGAAATGATACTCTTTTCGTTCCCAAGGGTACTAAGATTGTGTACACCGTCTATACCACCCAGAGACTCAAGGAGTTCTGGGGTGAAGACTCTGAAGAGTTTAGACCTGAGCGTTGGGCCGAGGGAAAATCACACACCTGGGATTACTTACCTTTCAATGGTGGTCCCCGTATCTGTATTGGCCAACAGTTCGCCCTTACTGAGACTGGTTTCACTCTTGTTCGCATTATCCAAACCTTCAAGGACATTATTTACCAAGGCAGTCCGTCTTATGAGAATCTATCTCAATGGACCAAGCTCACTGCCAGTGTAGCTGACGGTGTTTGGGTCTCGTTTGTCGAGTAa